In Eleutherodactylus coqui strain aEleCoq1 chromosome 11, aEleCoq1.hap1, whole genome shotgun sequence, a single window of DNA contains:
- the RIC3 gene encoding protein RIC-3, which translates to MALSTIQKVVMFSGLVLCVSLLLPKTFLNRGKQLLQQPEGNSGRFPSAVPHGKAVDGRAGGFPRSHLSEAVAKAKAGGGGSNSRQSLVGQIIPIYGFGILLYILYILFKLSSKGKNVQLEPKSVPIANGNLKRKITDYELTQLQDKLKETEAAMEKIISRLGPNNERQKNVSDDEEQQLLRRLKEITRVMKEGKVADGISPEQEAEEAPYMEEWEGYPEETYPIYDPTECKRRPSTILVERSLLTQPSAEELAEQMEFMEDYSHYYTETSAGGGGDEVTTYDLCGDVRHSPALSPDDEICSEEPSDDDDPAVLAENAGFSSDTASEGEAEAPAVNGDVVETVSNSIRDESLSLRKRSKKTPDC; encoded by the exons ATGGCCTTATCCACCATCCAGAAGGTGGTGATGTTCTCCGGCCTGGTGCTGTGCGTGTCGCTGCTGCTGCCCAAGACCTTCCTGAACCGGGGGAAGCAGCTGCTGCAGCAGCCGGAGG GAAATTCCGGACGTTTCCCTTCTGCGGTTCCTCATGGGAAGGCTGTGGATGGCCGTGCGGGGGGCTTCCCTCGATCACACTTATCTGAAGCCGTGGCGAAGGCGAAGGCTGGTGGAGGAGGCAGTAACAGCAGGCAGAGTTTGGTGGGGCAGATCATACCCATCTATGGTTTCGGCATCCTCCTATATATACTCTATATACTGTTCAAG CTTTCATCCAAAGGCAAAAATGTGCAGCTTGAACCCAAAAGTGTCCCCATCGCCAACGGGAACCTGAAGAGGAAGATCA CGGACTACGAGCTGACCCAGCTGCAGGACAAACTGAAGGAGACCGAAGCAGCAATGGAGAAGATAATCTCACGTCTGGGGCCCAACAACGAGAG ACAAAAGAACGTCAGCGACGATGAGGAGCAGCAGCTGCTGCGGAGGCTGAAGGAGATCACCCGCGTGATGAAGGAGGGGAAGGTGGCGGATGGCATCTCTCCGGAGCAGGAAGCCGAGGAGGCGCCGTACATGGAGGAGTGGGAAG GTTACCCAGAAGAGACGTATCCGATCTACGACCCGACGGAGTGCAAGCGGAGGCCCAGTACCATCCTGGTGGAGCGGTCGCTGCTGACGCAGCCGTCGGCGGAGGAGCTGGCGGAGCAGATGGAGTTCATGGAGGACTACAGTCATTATTACACAGAGACctcggcggggggtgggggggacgaGGTGACGACCTACGACCTCTGCGGTGATGTCCGGCACAGCCCCGCCCTCTCCCCGGATGACGAGATCTGCTCCGAGGAGCCAAGTGACGATGACGACCCTGCCGTACTAGCGGAGAATGCCGGCTTCAGCTCAGACACGGCCAGTGAGGGAGAGGCGGAGGCGCCGGCCGTGAATGGAGACGTAGTGGAAACCGTCAGTAATTCCATCCGGGACGAGTCGTTGTCTCTGCGCAAAAGGAGCAAAAAGACCCCAGACTGCTGA